The Nocardia vinacea genome contains the following window.
TCGACAAGGAGAACCGTAATGAGCAGTGAGACAACCCGTACCGCCATCGTCACCGGCGCCGCGCGTGGCATCGGTGCTACCACCGCAAAGCGGCTGGCGGCGGACGGCTTCGCGGTCGCCGTCCTGGATCTCGACGAGGCGGCTTGCAAAACTGTTGTCGCCGAGATCGAATCGGCCGGCGGCCGGGCGCTCGCGGTGGGTGCGAACGTCGCCGATGAACAGGCCGTCGCTGCGGCGGTCGAGCGCGTCGCCGCCGAACTGGGCGCACCGACCGTCCTGGTGAACAATGCGGGCATCATCCGCGACAACATGCTGTACAAGATGACCGTCGACGACTGGGACGCGGTCATGGGCGTGCACCTGCGCGGCTCCTTCCTGATGAGCCGCGCGACGCAGAAGTACATGACCGACGCGGGCTGGGGCCGCATCGTCAATCTCTCCAGCACTTCGGCGCTCGGCAATCGCGGCCAGGCCAACTACGCCGCGGCCAAGGCCGGATTGCAGGGATTCACCAAGACTCTCGCGATCGAACTCGGCAAATTCGGCGTGACCGTGAACGCCGTCGCGCCGGGCTTCATCGAAACCGAGATGACCGCCGCCACCGCCGAGCGCATGGGTGTTTCGTTCGAGGAGTTCAGCAAGACCCTGGTGGCGCGGATTCCGGTGGGACGCGTCGGCAAGCCCGAGGATATCGCGCACACGGTGTCGTTCTTCGTCAGCGAGGGCGCATCATATGTCACCGGCCAAGTGCTCTACGTCGCCGGTGCGCCGACGGTCTGAGGCGCGAATAATGAAGGTATTCAACGGAATCGGCGAACTCGAGCAGGCCGTCGGCACCCATCTCGGCTACAGCGAATGGCACACCGTTACCCAGGAGCAGATCGATCTGTTCGCCGAGGCGACCGGTGACCGTCAGTGGATTCACGTCGATCCAGAGCGGGCCGCGCAGGGACCGTTCGGCACGACGATCGCCCACGGCTATCTGACCCTGTCCCTATTGCCGCAGCTGGTCTGGCAGGTGTATCGCGTCGAGGGGGTGAAGATGGGGATCAACTACGGCAGCAACAAGGTTCGCTTCCCGTCGCCGGTGCCATCGGGTAGTCGCCTGCGGGCGGGAGTGGAACTGGTGAAACTCGAGCCGACCAAAGCGGGGGTCCAGGTGACGGCTCGGGTGACCATCGAACGCGAGGGCAGCGACAAGCCGGCCTGTATTGCGGAAGCGCTGTCGGTACTCGTGCCCTGACAGAAGAGTGACCGCCGGACATCCTGTGCCAGGCGGTCACTTCCTCCGGCGAATATGCGAAACGGCCTGTCTCCCTGGTGATTATCGGGAGACAGGCCGTTTCGTCTCAGAAACCGGCTTCGGTGGCGATCCGATCCGCCGTTTCGGCGAGTCCGTCGACCATATCGGTAGTCGGAATGCCCGCGGCCGCCCGGTTGCGGGGGTCGTCGAGGGTGCGGCGGTACACCCCCTCGGCAATGACCGCTAGCTTCCACAGCCCGAGCGCATGCCAGAACCCGAGTGCCCGCCGATCGCGTCCGGTGATCGCGAGATACTCCTCGACCAGTTCGGCGCGGGACGGAAAACCCGGGAGCATGCACATTTCCGTACCCGGAATGGCCGCTTCGCCCGGCATCGGCCAGTAGGCCAGCAGACTTCCGATATCGGCCAGCGGATCGCCGAGGGTGCACAGCTCCCAGTCGAGCACGGCGGCGATCGCACCCGTCTCCGGTGTGGTGATCACATTGCGGAGGTTGTAATCACCATGCACGAGCGCGAGTTCGCGCTGTTCGGGAACGGCGGCCCGGAGCCGTTCGGTGAGGCGGTCCACCAGCGGCAGGTCCCGTGTTTTCGACTTCTCCCACTGCGCCGACCACCGTTTGAGCTGTCGCTCCGCATACGGTTTGTGACTGGCGAGGTCGATCAGCGCGGTGGCTTCCAGATCGACGGCGTGGATGCGGGCCAGCGTACGCACCAGCGACAGCCCGGCGCTGCGGCGCAGCTCGGGGGTGATTCGCTCGGCGGTCTCGACTCCGTCGATGACCAGTCCGTCGACGAATTCCATGAGCACGAGCGCGATCTCGCCCTCGTGCCGGATATCGTCGACGCGCGGCACCGGGACATCGGTGGGCGCCAGGGCCGACATGACTCGGGCCTCCCGCGCCACATCGTGCGCGGACGCCAGCAGGTGGCCGAGCGGCGGACGTCGCAGCACCCAACGCCGCCCCTCTGCATCGGTGATCAGGAAGGTCAGATTGGACTGGCCGATCCCCACCCGGTCCGCCCGTACCGGCACGGTGCACGCCGAACCGAGCGAGGACACCCAGTCCGCGAACGCGGCGGCATCGATATCGAAGCCGGTCGCGTCCGCGGTGGGCTGAATGAGCCCGTTACTTGTCTGCATTCGTTCCTTGTCCGTCCTACGCCCCGGCTCTGAACTTACCGAGTTCGGCGCGCGCGATGGCGCGTTTGTGCACTTCGTCGGGTCCATCGGCCAGACGCAATGTGCGCAGGTGCGCGTACATGCTGGCGAGCGGGAAATCGTCGGTGACACCGGCCCCGCCGTGCACCTGGATCGCCCGGTCCACGATCCGCAGCGCCATCTCCGGTGCGGCGATCTTGATCGCCGCGATCTCGACCCGGGCCGCCTTATTGCCGACGGTATCCATCATCCAGGCGGCCTTGAGGGTCAGCAGCCGGGCCTGCTCGATATCGATGCGGGCCTCGGCGATCCAGTCCTGGATATTGGCGCGCTCACTCAGCTTCTGCCCGAAGGTGATTCGCGATTCGGCGCGTGCGCACATCAGTTCCAGCGCGCGTTCGGCCATACCGATGGCGCGCATGCAGTGGTGGATGCGGCCCGGACCGAGCCGGGCCTGGCTGATGGCGAAACCCTCACCCTCGCCCTTCAATACATCCGTGACGGGGACCCGCACATCGGAGAAGTCGATCTCGGCGTGGCCCTCGCGGTCGGCGTAGCCGAAGACCGGCAGATTGCGCATAACCGTGACACCGGGTGCGTCGATGGGCACGACCATCATCGACTGCTGCCGGTGCTTGGGTGCGTCCGGATCGGTCTTGCCCATGACAATGAGCACCTTGCAGTTCTTGTGTAATGCGTTGGAGGCGAACCACTTCCGGCCGTTGAGCACATAGTGGTCGCCGTCGCGCGCCATGCGCAGCTGGATATTGGTGGCGTCCGAGCTGGCGACGGCGGGCTCGGTCATGGCGAAGGCGGAGCGGATGGTGCCGTTCAGCAGCGGCTCCAGCCAGCGCTCCTTGTGCTCCTGGGTGCCGAAGAGAGTGAACACCTCCATATTGCCGGTGTCGGGTGCCGAACAGTTGCACGCCTCCGGCGCGAGATGCGCGCTGCGGCCCATGATCTCGGCCAGCGGGGCGTATTCCAGATTGGTCAGCCCCGGACCCCATTCAGGATGCGGATGGAACAGATTCCACAGGCCGCGGGCGCGGGCCTCCGTCTTGAGGTCCTCGACGATCTGCGGATGGTGGTGCGGATCGCCGGCTGCCGCCATCTGCTTCTCGTACTCCGACTCGGCCGGATATACGCATTCGTCCATGAAGGAGCGCAGATCACGTTGATACTGCTGGGTGCGCTCGGACGTGTTGAACAGGTCCATCGAGGCTCCGATCGTTGGTACGGGCAGTTGAAAGAGACTGCGCCGCAAGGTGGGTGGATCAGCTAGGGGTTCGTAGCGCAGGCCACAACAGGGCCGCCGTCGATGCGGCGTCGCGGTGCACGATGCCGCCGAGTCCGAGCAGTTCGGCAGCGGTGATGTTCTGCTCGAGGTCGTCGACCATGATGGTCTGCTTGGGTGCGACACCGAGTCGCTCGCAGCCGGTGAGATAGGCCCGGCCGGACGGTTTGCGGATGCCGATCTCCGCGGAGATGGTCACCGCGTCGAACATGGCGGGCAGGTCGAAGCCTGCGTAGCAGTCGTCGCCGAGCGAATTCGACAGCAGACCGACGCGATAGCCCGCCGCACGGACACTCGCGACCAGCTCGATCATTTCCGGGTCGGGACGCAGCCGGGACTGAATGCGGTCGACAAGGCCCGCATCGTCGATATCGACGCCGTGCGCGCGCAGCCGCCGCGCGAACCCGATCTCGAACTCACGCTGACCGATGCGCCCCTCTTCGTGATCCACCAGCAGCGCACTGCTTTCCGGATCGCGGGTGAGCAAACGCAGCGGTAGCCGCGGGTCGCCCAGCTCCGCGCCGAACTCGGCGAAGGCGGCGAGCACGGCGGTGGTGAGCACGCCGCCGAAATCGAACAGCACGGCAGTGCGCCCGCTCACGACAGCGACCTCCGATAGCGCTGCATGCCCGCGATCCACCGGTCGTGATCGGCAGCCTTGCGGTGCACGAATTCTCGGACCTCCTCGTGGGGCAGCACGAGGAAACGTTCGGCCTCGATCGCCTCGAGCACGCGATCGGCCACATCGAGGGGAGCCAGCACCGCCCCGGCTCCGGTGACGGCGCGGGTGGCCAGGTCGCCGTCGGATCCGCCGTCCGTACCGAGTCCGGTGAGCAAGGCGGTATCGACACCCATCGGACACAGGCAGCTGACCCGCACACCGAGATCCCCGTAGGTCACTGCCAGCCATTCGGCGAATCCGACGGCAGCGTGCTTGGAAACCGTGTAGGTGGCCGAACCGATCTGGGTGAGCAGTCCCGCCGCCGAGGCGGTGCTCACGAAGTAGCCGCTGCCGCGCTCGAGCCAGCCCGGGACGAGCAACCGCGCCGCCCGCACGTGGGCCAAGGTGTTTACCTCGAGCGCTTGCTCCCACTGCGCGTCGGTGGCGTCCAGTCCGGGGCCACCGCCGACACCGGCGTTCGCGAAGAACATGTCGACAGGGCCGAATTCGGTTGTGGCCGTGTCGATGAGCTTGCGGAGATCGGATTGGGATGCGGCGTCACCGGCCTGTCCGGACACCGCGCCCGGAAATGCCTCGGCGAGTTGACGTGTTGTCGCCGCGAGCCGGTCCGCGTCACGGTCGGTGATCAGGACCCGGGCACCGTGCTCGAGCAGGCGTTGCGCGATGGCCGCGCCGATGCCGCCCGCGGCACCGGTGACGATTGCGACCGCGTTCTCCACGCGCATCAGTTCGCCTCGGCATTCAGCGAGACCAGCATCTTGCCGGTATTGGCACCGCGCAGCAGGCCGAGGAAGGCGTCGACAGCGGTGTCGATGCCGGTCAGCACCGTGGTGGGGACGTGGAGGCTGCCGTCACGCACCCAGTCCGCCGCGAGCGCCGCGTACTCCGGTGCGAGGTCACCGTGGTCGGTGACGATGAAGCCGCGCAACGACAATCGGCGCACCACCGCCAGCGCCAGATTCTTCGGGCCGGGTGGCGGGGTTTCGGCGTTGTATCCGGCGACGGCTCCACACAGGGCGATTCGGCCGAAGTCGTGCATCGAGCCGATCGCCGCCTGCAAATGGTCGCCGCCGACATTGTCGAAGTAGACATCGATGCCGTCCGGGGCCGCCTCGCGCAGCCGTTTCCCCAGACTGCCCGCCCGGTAGTCGATCGCGGTGTCGTAGCCGAACTCCTCGACCAGCCGCCGTGCCTTCTCCGGACCGCCCGCCGACCCGATGATCTTGGCCGCGCCGAAGTGCCTGGCCACCCGGCAGGCGGCAAGACCGACGGCACCTGCCGCGCCCGAGATGAATACGACGTCACCCGGGCGGACCGGCGCGATTTCCTTCAGACCCACATACGCCGTGAGTCCGGGGATGCCGAGCGGGCCGAGGTAGGTCTCGGCCGGGGCCAGCGTGGTATCGACCACGCGCGCCTGCCCCGCCTGCAACAGCGCGTACTCCCGCCAGCCGAGATCGTGCAGCACTGTCGCGCCGACTTCGATTCCCGGTACACCCGAGGCGACGACGGTACCGACCGCGCCGCCGTCCATGGGGGCATCGAGTCGGAACGGCGGAATGTAGGACTTCACATCGTTCATGCGGTTGCGCATGTACGGATCGACCGAGATCCAGTCGTTGCGGACCAGCAACTGCCCACTGCCCGGATCCGGGACATCCGTGGTCACCATCCGGAAATCGGATGGTGCGGGTTCGCCGGTGGGCCGGGCCACCAGATGCACCTCTCGGCTCTTCACGACCAGAAACCTCCATGTCCATGCGCGCTGACCGGGGCGTCCGCGTTCGAGCGCCGGTTGCCGGATGGCTCAGAGGTTAGTTGAAGTTGACGTCGGATTCAATGTTGGGGTAGCTGATACCTCGGTCGGGGAAGAGCCTGCTTCTGGCCGCCGCCTGCCGCGAGTTCCGGGCTGAGGCGACGGCCACGACGGCAGCCTATCGGCCGGTAACCCCGAGGGTTGCCATCTCGGTTCCCGCGGCTTCGAACGCTTCCAATGCGTCATATACCTCGTCGAAGGCAACAGGAACCAGCGGCAGGCCACCCGATCGTGCGGGGCGGCCGAGCTGTTCGAGGAGTACGAAAGCCGCGGCGTCGTCCGCGAGTGGCAGGTATCCCCGTTTGTTGTCGTCACGAATCGTGTCGATGATGCCATCCGGCGTGACGCCGTCCGGGATCGTCGTCCGCACGCCGAGGCTTGTCACGAGTTCGTCGTGGATGCTGACGTCGGTGTCCGTCAGCCACCCGCGCGCGAACGATATTCGCGCGGCAATCAACATGCCGAGTGCGATGGACTCCCCGTGTGAGAGCCCATCGGCATCGCGTTGCCGATGGTCCAGCAATTCGATGGCATGCCCGACCGTATGACCGTATTCGAGAACGAGGCCGTCCTTCCGCTCGTATGTGTCGTTCTTTGTTACCTGCCCCTTCGCGCTGATGCTGGCATCCAACAGCCACAGGAGCGACTCCGGTGCGGCGAGGTTCGCTGTGGCCAAGATTTCTTGTAGTTCGGAAATGAGTGCGGGTTTGATGGCCAGACAATTCTTGGTCATCTCGCAGAGTCCGGAGCGGAGTTCCCGGGCAGATAGCGTGGTGAAAAGTTCGACGTCGGTCAGGACTGCGGTCGGCGTGTAGTAACTTCCCACATGATTCTTGCCGACCGGACTATTTATGGCCTGCTTGAGTGACAGCACCGAATCCATCGCGCTGACAGTTGTGGTCGGTATATGAACGAGACGAACCCCACGGAACAACAGGCTGGCCATGAGCCCGGCCAGATTTCCCGGTACGCCACCACCGAAGGAGACGACAACCGATCTCCGCGTGGCGCCATCTCGCAAGGCTTGCTCGATGTGCTCACCCAGGCAGGAAAGGGTCTTCATGGATTCACCTGGCTCATGGCCGAGAACCGTCACGGGTGTCTCGGTTCCGAGGGCGCGCAGCAATGTCTGCCCGTGCAACCCGAAGACATGGTTGTCGGTAACGACTATGAATCTGTCCGCGTCGAGCTTATCCACGGTCTCGCCGATGGCGTCGAGACAGTTGCTGCCGAACAGATATGGAAACGAGGACTCGCCGATCCGTATGTGACGCTGTTGCATGCGCGGATGCGATACGAGTTCTTGTGCGATCGAGACCATCGGTTCTACTCCTGCTAACTCTACGACGGAACGGCGGCGCGATAAGCGAGCGATGGCCGGTCCATAGTCCATGAATTTCGCGCGCAAATCGGCTCGATCATCGTCGACCGAAAGCCGCGCCGGGAAATTCCTGTGATTTCAGGTCAGCGCGATGGTATAAGAGCGTCCGCCGCCGGGCTAGATATTCCCAGGGTCAGGAATGGCGAATTCGGGTGCGACATCTCGATAATGCACGATACCCGCGCGATTATGTGAAAAGGGCCACAGATCGGTTTGGCCAGTGCTGGCGGCGGGGTCGCCGCCGGGGTTGATCGCCGCCGCGTGTCGCCGGGATCAGTCCAGCTGCGGTGCGATCTCTGCGGCGACCAGGTCCAGATGGTCCAGGTCCGAGAGATCCAAGTACTGCAGGTACAGACGGGTGATACCGGTCGCCTCGCGATATCGGCCGATCTTGTCGACGACCTCGGCGGGGGTGCCGACCAGCTCGTTGCGCCGCTTCAGATCGGTGAGCTCGCGGCCGATGGTATCGGCACGGCGGGCGACCTCGGCGTCGTCACGGCCCACACACATTGTGAGGGCGACCGAGCGGATGATCTCCTTCGGGTCGCGCCCCAACTTCCGGGCCGCCGCGTCCACGCGCTCGAATTGCGCCGCGGCCGTGGCGGAGTCGACGAAGGGTAGGTTGAATTCGTCGGCGAAGCGGGCCGCCAGCGCCGGGGTGCGTCTCTTGCCGACACCGCCGATGATGACCGGCGGGCGCGGACGCTGCGTCGGCTTGGGCAGGGCTGGAGCGTCTTCGAGTCGATAGTGCTTGCCGTGAAAGCTGAACGTCGCACCCTCAGGGGTCTCCCACAGGCCGGTCACGATCTCCAATTGCTCAGCGTAGCGGTCGAAGCGCGTACCGAAATCGGGCAGTTCGATACCGTAGGCGATGTGCTCGGCGTCGTACCAGCCCGAGCCGAGGCCGACTTCGATACGGCCGCCGGACATTTGATCCACTTGCGCCACCGAAATGGCCAGCACGGATGGATGCCGAAAGGTGGCGGAGGTGACCAGGGTGCCGAGCCGGATCCGGGTCGTTTCCCGCGCCAAGCCGGCGAGCGTGATCCAAGCATCGGTAGATCCCGGGAGCCCGGACGCCATCCCCATCCTCAGATAGTGGTCGGACCGGAAGAATGCATCGAAACCGGCGTCCTCGGCCGCTGTCGCAGCGCGGAGTAGACGACTGTAGTCGGCCCCCTGTTGGGGCTCGGTGAAGATGCGTAGGTCCACCCGTTCGGATGAAGCGCCGGTGCTCGTGTTCATGTTTCACATCCAGGTGTCGAGTATCTCGATGGCGCGGGCCCGGCAGTTGCCCTCGTAGTGGGTCAGGTGTCGGTGCCGAGGTGACGACTTACCGAGTCCGCCAGCGACAGCCAGCTTTCCGCGTAGCACCTCGCAAGTTCGGCAACCGCGGACGCACAGTGTGGCGGCACACTGTCGGCCATCGATTGCCATTCCTCCGGCGCAGGATCGGCAATCGCCAACAACCGCAACAACTTTCGGCCGACCTCGGTGAAACGCAAGGACGGATCGGCGCGCAGACGGCGCACCATCAGTGTGCGATCGGGCGAATGAGGACGTCTCGCTGACCCGGTGACGAGGCCAGCGGGCGACGCTTCCGGTGCCACCTCGCCATCGCGCCGATATTGCGATGCGGCACCGAGCTGCACCCGCAGACGCCGCCGGACGTCCTTCGCGGTAGTCGGCGAGATACCTGCCGCCGACGCGATCTCTCGAGTCGACGCTGCCGGATCGGCTTCCAAGAATTCTCGGGCCCGTCGCCGGCGCGCGCTCGCATCCATCGGGTAAGCCGTGCCGTCACGCCCGATCCGCCGGGTCGGGTGCGGATATTCCGCACCCGACCCACGTCGCAGCGCGGCGATGGTCTTGTCGGACAATCCGGCCAGCTCAGCCAGCCGTCGGTTCGACCATTCGGGAAAATCCGCGAGCATCCGTCCGGCTGCGGCTTTGCGGTCCGCAAGCGACAACGGGAGTCCGCGAGCGCTGTTGAGTTCGATCGCGAGCACGAACGCTTCCTGCGGCGCACCATCGAAGAAGACGACATCGATCGACACCGCCTTCCGTCGGCGGGCGACCACCAGACGGTGGACGCCGTCGATCACCTCCATCGTCGCGCGGTGCACCACGATCGGCGGCAGTGGGCCGGGCAGCTGTGCCAGCACACCGAGGTGCCGGGAACTCACACCACCGACCCGGATGGTCCCCGAAATACGAATTCGCTCGACACCGACTGCGACAACCTTTTCCGAAAGTCCCTTGCGCTGACTTTTCTCGACATCCATCTTCTTCTCCAGCACCTGTTCGAAGACTGTCGTATGCGCGGAAGATCAACTCCGGAGTTAGTGCCATAACGACCCGCCGGAGAAGCTGTGTGTATTATCGTTATGCCGGAAGAGCCTCCAGTTTAATGTGTCGTTACTCGGCCCGGGGCGATGGCACCTGTTCGAAACCTTCGATGCACGCAGTACCGGAGCGTGTATCGCCCACCGCCCGACACTTGGCACGTTATGGCGGATGCGCCCGCAAAACATCCGCCAGATCGAGCAGAAACATCCGCACCTTCGGCTGTGGACCGCAATCTCGGTACAGAATTCGGGAATCCAACCCCGTTCGAGACGAGATTTGGTGGGAGTTGCTCCGAAACATCGGGTCAGCGGCTCTGTGGCAAACCCGGAAAGCCGTAGCTCTGTAATGTCCCTGTAACGAAATGTTCCTCGCAGAGAAACGATCACCCGCACGGACATCAACCGGCGCGGTGGTGCACCCGCACAATGCGGATATTCCCGTACCGATTGGCGGATGTTCCCTGCGAGCAGCTGTCCTAAATTCACCGTCAGCCGGAATCGGTACGGTCCGGCGCGACCGACAACGACACAGTATGAGGTAAGTCGGCGTCGCGAACTCGGGCATATCCGCCCGCGGCAGGTTTCTGCCGGGATCGCCGCGCAGTGTGGAATAGGAATTACATGGAAGTTGTCGCGCGTGAGGCGATACCCGAAATCACATCCGTGGTCGTCGACGGCACGGTCCATGACATAGGCCTGCTCAAGGATTTCCATCGAAATCCCGCACTGCGGAAATTCGTCCCCGAATTCTCCCGGCTGTCACTGAGTTGGGTCCGGCTGCAGCCGGGTGAAGAGCTGTCTGTGCACCAGCACCCGACCAAGAGCATGATCGTCGTCGCGGAAGGAACCGGCCGGACGCTGGGCGATATCAGTGCCGAGATCCGCGCCGGGGATATCGTCGTGGTGCCTTCGGGCGCACGGCACGGATTCATCGGCACCCCGCCGATCGGGTTCTGGGCGTTGTCGATCCAATTCGAAGGCGCGGGCTTGTACGAGAATCCGGACGATCCGCGGGTGTCGTTCGCGGGTGACCGCCCGGATATCGCGGCCGTGCGCGCCGAGAACGATTCGCATTTGCGGACCTTCGAGAACAATGCGCTGGTGCGACTGATCAGCGAGATCGGCGCGCACCCGCCGCAGGTGCGTGACCGCCTGTTGGACCATCTGCAGGGCTGGTCGGACGCATTCCAACGGGTGATCGCTGCCCGGGTGGTCGGCGAGGGTGACGGCCCTGGGCGTGCACTCGCGGACGAACATCTCGGTGAGGAGATCGGGCACAACCGACTGTTGGCGCGCTTGCGTGACAACCGTCCGGCCAGCTGGGACCCGGTGATTGCCGCGATCTCCTCCTGGTTCCTCGACCGCATGACCTCGGCATCCAGTGTGGAGCGCTCGGTCCTGTCGCATCTGGTGCTCGAAGGCAGCGGGCTGGTCTTCCACGCCGCCGGGCTGCCGTCGTTCCCGGAGAGCCGGTACTTCCAGCTGCACGACGGTGCGGACGCCGAACACATGGACATGGGCTATCGGGCCTTGGCCGAGCAACGGGACTGGACTCCCGACGAGGTCGGCGAGATGTTGCGAAAAGGATGGCAGATGATGGAGTTGCTGGGCGAACGGATCGCCGAGTGCGCACAGCGCGCGGCTCTGGTCGGCCATGCCTGATACCCACTACGAATTGCGCAGCCGGTTCGAGGAGCGCGAACTCCGCGTGCTCGCGGCGGTATTCGGCCGGGATAAGGCGACCCTGTCCGAGCTGATGCACCCGGACGGCTTCGGATTCGACGCCACGATGGGCCTGGTGCGGCAACGGGATCTCATCGACGCCCTCGATGCGCTCGACCATGGCGCAGGTTTCATGGTCGACGAGCTTCGGGTCGTGCCGGCTGGTGGGAACGTCGCGGCATTGACCTATCGCCTGCGGCAATGGGGCGAATTCGACGGCAAACCGCTGCCGGGAGTCGTGTACTGCAGCAGCGTGTGGCGCCTCGAACAGGGTCGTTGGCAGGCGGTGTTTCATCACGAAACGCCACGGGCGCCTGGCGATAGCGAACAGGGCGAGTCGACATGACCCGCTCCCTCGTGCGCGGTCCGGCAGGATGGGACAGCACAGAGCAGCCCTGCGCCGACACTCGACCGTGGCGGCAGGCGGCATGCCAGCTGTATGAGACGCCGAATCTCGTTGTCCCGCTGGGAGAGATCCTGCACTGGCGGGCCGTGGTCGACGCACTGGGCATCGAATCGACGGCCGACGCCACGCTGCTCACCGGCGCCTATTTCTACCGTCCGCATACGTCTGCTCCCAGCGAGTCCGAACTCGACGCCGCCCGTCACGAGGGCGCCGCCGGTGGCGCCCGATGGCTGCTGTACCCGGTGGTTCGCGACGAAGACGCCGGACAGCTGCTGGCTCGGCACGACTTCGTCGACCTGCCGTGGTTCATCGAAGCGGAGTTCGTCGCCGCCGACGACATCGATCACGATCTGCGAAAACTACTGGGCGGGACACATTTTCGGGAACTGCGCCGATTGGTCCGACGCGCGGACGAGCAGTTCGAGTGGGACGTGGTGACCGGTTCGGCGATCGACGAGGACATCCTGATGGCCTTCGATCGGCTGCACCGGATGAATCTGGCAAAGTACGGGCACACCCGCAATCACTTCGCCCTACCGATCCTGCGCAACCTCGCCAAATCTTCACTCGGCGAACGGATGTGCGTATTCCTGCACCGCCGCCGCGACGGTACACCTGTACAGGCCGTGCTCGCGCTGCACCATCCCGAGTCGAATACCGTGGAAGCCTTGGTCCAAGGCATCGATCATGCGGCACTGCCGGCGGCGCAGAACCTTTATGCCACGGCGCTGTATCGGATTTATCACTGGGGTTCGGCGCACGGCGCCAACCGGTTCAACCTCGGCCGTGGTGCGCAGCTGACGAAGCTGAAGCTGGGCGCCAACCGCTTCCATGTGGTCAGCAACCACATCGGATCCGTTGCTGGAACACCGACAAGGGAATTCGACGCGGTGCGCGCGGCGGCGCAGGCCTCGATCGGCACGGCCGTCGCCATGCTGCGCGCCGCCATCGATCGCCACGGCGTGCGCAGCGCGATGTTGGCGCAAGGAAGCGTCGGCGAGGCACGGGTATGAGTGGATTGACCACTGCGGGCCGGGTCGGCGCTGTCTGGATGGACGGGGCGCTGGTAGACCCCGCCGCGGCGCATCTGCCGGTGCTGAGCTTCGGTCTGCACAATGCGGCCTGCGTCTTCGAGGGGATCCGGAGTTTCGGCGGCCGCCCCTTCGCGCTGTCGGCCCATGTGAACCGCCTGCGCACATCGGCCGAGGCGATCGGGATCGCACTGCCCTGGGACTCGACGGCGATAGCGGACGCGATCGAAACCGCCGTCGCTGCTGCCGACTTCGCGGAGGCGTATATCCGGCCCGTGGTCTGGCGTGGGGACGAAGTGATCGGCATCGATCCGACCGGCACCACCGTGCAT
Protein-coding sequences here:
- a CDS encoding 2-deoxy-scyllo-inosose synthase, translating into MVSIAQELVSHPRMQQRHIRIGESSFPYLFGSNCLDAIGETVDKLDADRFIVVTDNHVFGLHGQTLLRALGTETPVTVLGHEPGESMKTLSCLGEHIEQALRDGATRRSVVVSFGGGVPGNLAGLMASLLFRGVRLVHIPTTTVSAMDSVLSLKQAINSPVGKNHVGSYYTPTAVLTDVELFTTLSARELRSGLCEMTKNCLAIKPALISELQEILATANLAAPESLLWLLDASISAKGQVTKNDTYERKDGLVLEYGHTVGHAIELLDHRQRDADGLSHGESIALGMLIAARISFARGWLTDTDVSIHDELVTSLGVRTTIPDGVTPDGIIDTIRDDNKRGYLPLADDAAAFVLLEQLGRPARSGGLPLVPVAFDEVYDALEAFEAAGTEMATLGVTGR
- a CDS encoding LLM class F420-dependent oxidoreductase, whose amino-acid sequence is MDLRIFTEPQQGADYSRLLRAATAAEDAGFDAFFRSDHYLRMGMASGLPGSTDAWITLAGLARETTRIRLGTLVTSATFRHPSVLAISVAQVDQMSGGRIEVGLGSGWYDAEHIAYGIELPDFGTRFDRYAEQLEIVTGLWETPEGATFSFHGKHYRLEDAPALPKPTQRPRPPVIIGGVGKRRTPALAARFADEFNLPFVDSATAAAQFERVDAAARKLGRDPKEIIRSVALTMCVGRDDAEVARRADTIGRELTDLKRRNELVGTPAEVVDKIGRYREATGITRLYLQYLDLSDLDHLDLVAAEIAPQLD
- a CDS encoding ParB/RepB/Spo0J family partition protein, whose amino-acid sequence is MDVEKSQRKGLSEKVVAVGVERIRISGTIRVGGVSSRHLGVLAQLPGPLPPIVVHRATMEVIDGVHRLVVARRRKAVSIDVVFFDGAPQEAFVLAIELNSARGLPLSLADRKAAAGRMLADFPEWSNRRLAELAGLSDKTIAALRRGSGAEYPHPTRRIGRDGTAYPMDASARRRRAREFLEADPAASTREIASAAGISPTTAKDVRRRLRVQLGAASQYRRDGEVAPEASPAGLVTGSARRPHSPDRTLMVRRLRADPSLRFTEVGRKLLRLLAIADPAPEEWQSMADSVPPHCASAVAELARCYAESWLSLADSVSRHLGTDT
- a CDS encoding cupin domain-containing protein; this encodes MEVVAREAIPEITSVVVDGTVHDIGLLKDFHRNPALRKFVPEFSRLSLSWVRLQPGEELSVHQHPTKSMIVVAEGTGRTLGDISAEIRAGDIVVVPSGARHGFIGTPPIGFWALSIQFEGAGLYENPDDPRVSFAGDRPDIAAVRAENDSHLRTFENNALVRLISEIGAHPPQVRDRLLDHLQGWSDAFQRVIAARVVGEGDGPGRALADEHLGEEIGHNRLLARLRDNRPASWDPVIAAISSWFLDRMTSASSVERSVLSHLVLEGSGLVFHAAGLPSFPESRYFQLHDGADAEHMDMGYRALAEQRDWTPDEVGEMLRKGWQMMELLGERIAECAQRAALVGHA
- a CDS encoding nuclear transport factor 2 family protein, which encodes MPDTHYELRSRFEERELRVLAAVFGRDKATLSELMHPDGFGFDATMGLVRQRDLIDALDALDHGAGFMVDELRVVPAGGNVAALTYRLRQWGEFDGKPLPGVVYCSSVWRLEQGRWQAVFHHETPRAPGDSEQGEST
- a CDS encoding GNAT family N-acetyltransferase, producing MTRSLVRGPAGWDSTEQPCADTRPWRQAACQLYETPNLVVPLGEILHWRAVVDALGIESTADATLLTGAYFYRPHTSAPSESELDAARHEGAAGGARWLLYPVVRDEDAGQLLARHDFVDLPWFIEAEFVAADDIDHDLRKLLGGTHFRELRRLVRRADEQFEWDVVTGSAIDEDILMAFDRLHRMNLAKYGHTRNHFALPILRNLAKSSLGERMCVFLHRRRDGTPVQAVLALHHPESNTVEALVQGIDHAALPAAQNLYATALYRIYHWGSAHGANRFNLGRGAQLTKLKLGANRFHVVSNHIGSVAGTPTREFDAVRAAAQASIGTAVAMLRAAIDRHGVRSAMLAQGSVGEARV